From Sulfurirhabdus autotrophica, the proteins below share one genomic window:
- a CDS encoding lysophospholipid acyltransferase family protein: MNPILKWLRLPYEYFVLYGGLLFFGVMCLSWSLPASLLYPLLPRKIGAPLGQFVIMAGFRSYIFLLNASGIVKCDLSALDALRKEGSLIIAPNHPALIDVVLVASRLPHIVCVMKAWIWDSLMLGGGARLAGYIRNDSPGNMIRLASAATQNGNQLLIFPEGTRTQAHPINDFKAGFALIAKKAGVPVQTVFIETNSPFLCKDWPLLKKPEFPIYYRVCLGQRFEVSGDVKTFVSELKRYFIQHLESPNHCPGESSPLNITLNA; this comes from the coding sequence GTGAACCCCATTTTAAAATGGTTGAGGCTTCCCTACGAATATTTTGTGCTGTATGGGGGATTACTCTTTTTTGGTGTCATGTGCCTGAGCTGGAGCCTGCCAGCCAGTTTGCTTTATCCGCTGCTACCAAGAAAAATAGGTGCGCCATTAGGCCAATTTGTCATCATGGCCGGATTCCGCAGCTATATTTTTCTGTTAAACGCCAGTGGCATCGTGAAATGTGACCTTAGCGCGCTGGACGCCTTGCGAAAAGAAGGGTCACTCATCATTGCCCCCAACCACCCTGCCCTCATCGATGTTGTACTGGTGGCCTCGCGCTTGCCGCATATCGTATGCGTTATGAAAGCGTGGATCTGGGACAGTCTCATGCTAGGTGGTGGCGCAAGGCTGGCAGGCTATATCCGAAACGACTCTCCCGGCAACATGATACGCCTGGCCTCAGCAGCCACCCAAAACGGCAATCAACTGCTTATTTTTCCAGAAGGTACGCGGACGCAAGCCCACCCCATTAATGATTTCAAAGCCGGCTTCGCTTTGATTGCCAAAAAGGCTGGCGTGCCGGTGCAAACCGTGTTCATTGAAACAAACAGCCCGTTTTTATGCAAAGACTGGCCGCTATTAAAAAAACCGGAATTCCCGATTTATTATCGGGTTTGCCTGGGCCAGCGTTTTGAGGTCAGCGGTGATGTTAAAACATTTGTTTCTGAGCTAAAACGTTATTTCATACAACATCTTGAGTCGCCTAACCATTGCCCTGGCGAATCCAGCCCGCTTAATATCACGCTTAACGCATGA
- a CDS encoding glycosyltransferase family 2 protein, giving the protein MTIASTTHLVLIPSYNTGETVFSTVKAARQFWEPVWVVVDGSTDGTAEKLSNMAKTDTGLKVFLLPQNQGKGAAVLHGLNEATQAGYTHILTMDADGQHPADKIPEFMATSLANPESLILGRPVFDASAPSLRVNGRKVSNWWANLETLWQGIGDSLFGFRVYPVAPLRKVMKGQHWMRRFDFDPEAAVRLCWQGVKPVNVSAPVKYLLPEEGGVSHFNYLRDNVLLTWMHTRLFFGFLIRLPLLLARKLLNLT; this is encoded by the coding sequence ATGACCATCGCCTCAACGACCCATCTTGTACTCATCCCCAGTTACAACACGGGAGAAACCGTATTTTCAACGGTAAAAGCAGCAAGACAATTTTGGGAACCGGTTTGGGTCGTCGTGGATGGCAGTACGGACGGAACGGCTGAAAAACTCAGTAATATGGCAAAGACCGACACTGGCCTTAAAGTATTTCTGTTGCCGCAAAATCAAGGCAAAGGGGCTGCGGTATTACACGGACTCAATGAAGCCACTCAAGCCGGGTACACACACATCCTCACCATGGATGCAGACGGTCAACACCCTGCTGATAAAATCCCTGAATTCATGGCAACGTCCCTGGCCAATCCGGAATCCCTCATTCTGGGCCGGCCCGTTTTTGATGCAAGCGCACCTTCCCTGCGGGTGAATGGCCGCAAAGTTTCCAACTGGTGGGCCAATCTGGAAACACTGTGGCAAGGCATCGGCGATTCTCTCTTCGGGTTTAGAGTGTATCCAGTTGCGCCTTTAAGAAAAGTCATGAAGGGCCAGCACTGGATGCGCCGATTCGATTTTGACCCGGAAGCCGCCGTTCGCCTCTGCTGGCAAGGTGTCAAACCAGTCAATGTATCTGCACCTGTCAAATATCTGTTACCGGAAGAAGGCGGCGTATCTCACTTCAATTACCTTCGGGATAATGTATTACTTACCTGGATGCACACACGACTCTTCTTTGGTTTTTTAATCAGATTACCGCTATTATTGGCTAGAAAACTGCTTAATTTGACATAA